The Pagrus major chromosome 1, Pma_NU_1.0 genome includes the window CAATCTCAGTACTGATGTGTACAGGGACTAGttcctgtctgtcaaagaaACACTACCAACAGCAGCAGTTGAGGTGTCACGATGTCTAAGTGCAGCAGAAATGGTTCATGGTTAAACTCCAATGTCCCTCTTTACTCTTATTTGCTCAGcttcttgtttcttttccctccttctgccccctctctccttcacctgctctcctctttctcctccctctgccccCTCCAGTTAAGTCGAGGGGAGAGTGTTGGCAGTGCCAgggactcctcctcctccacctcctccctcctccaggcCAGCCAGCAGCCTGGTTTCCGCTCCCAGCCCAGCCTGGACCGGAGGGACACTTCATCTGAGAGagtgggagggggaggaggtggggagaggagggagggaggaagagaactGGGAGGAGGAGGTATCCCTGGCTACTCCCTCGGCGGACGCTCATACCCCTCCTTCTCTGACCCCACCGTTCTATCAGGAGTGGCGTCACGATCTTCCAGCTCCACGCACACTTCAGCAGGGGCTGCCCACGTCTCCGAGGCTACCACCACCTCAGCCAGCTTCAAGAGCTTAGCCAATCAGACAACCCCGCCTCACCACCCATCTCGTAACGGTAGCCTGTCATATGACAGCTTACTGGCAGGGGGTGATGATTTCGACAAAGGGGTAGTGGTGGACTCAGCAGCCCCTGAGGTTCCCTCTGGAAGACCCTGCACGCCGGCAGCAGGCGGCTACAGCTCCCCCTTTCTGTCGTCACAACAAAGAGTTGCTGAGATGCACTCCCAGTCCTCCCAGTCTCCTCATCACCACCACCGctcctcccaccaccaccaccaccccttcCTCCatcgctcctcctcctctacatcctcctccccacctcctcctccagagaaGGAGCGTCTGCTGAGCGAGCCCCACCCCGGCTCTCACCCCCCACTTGCCAATCAGGCCTCGgctcccccctcttcctctgctccacctcccccacatcatcaccaccaccaccatcaccaccaccaccactcccatcatcaccaccactcctcctcatcttcatctacCTCCCGCCCTCCTCGCTTTGCTGTCCCTCATGCAGCCCCCCACCATGCTTATCCTTACCGCACCCGCTCTACTGACACCCCTCTGggctcctcttccacctccacAACACACCCTCCCCGATCCCCGCACCCCCCACCTCTGGGCAAGTCCCTGTCTTACTCGAGTGCTGCCGCTGCTGAAATGCAGTACCGGCTGGTCCGAAAGGCCTCCGCGTCAGCCGGAGCGAATGCAGCGggggtaggaggaggaggaggaggtggagggatgggaggaggaggaatacaAGCGCCGAAGTGAGTATGAGTTTCGCCTTTTGTCAGGACAATTGGTTTGCTGCTAACCCTGAAAAAACCACCTGCCCGCCTGAAAACCTGACTACCTGATTgactgctcctcctgctcctcctcctcttcccctctctcctcttcctcctgccagATTTCCTGTGAGTTCCTCCTTCTTTTCCCTTTGCTTGTCTTCCATTTGTCTGTGACATTTCTCACGGTTTGCTGTTgcagtgtctgtgtctgtctgtttattctTTTCCTGTTCTTGCATTATAACCACCTTCTCTTTGGTCTGGACATTATTTTGTATGAGCCTGCTACAGACAGATCTGTATCCCTACACTCTACATTACATGTGGCCCacacagaagacaaaaataaaaggttttcaCCAGAAAAGTTGTCAGGCTTAGGAGCCAGCAGGTGGCAGGCAAGTCATGGGAACGTGGCTTGGGTCTTGAAATGCTGAAGCATAGAGAGGTGGAGTCCCGCCACTTCTGCGGTGCCCCATGGGACCCGAGTGGGACAAAATGAACAACAATAACAGAGCCAACATTTTTGCGTTGTTTAGGTTCAGTTTAGCTTTTAGTCACAGTGCGGCACGGACAAACTTTTGCATGTCGACAATCAGACTCTTTCATCCTCTGAcatgctgatgtgtgtgtttcatccCTGTTGCTTTTTCCATCCTGCTCCTTGTTTCTGTCACGTACAGTTAGTCCACAACTGCATGGGTTTAGTTTTACTACTGTGAGTGTGATTGTCACGTGTCGTAGTTCACAGCGTAACCAACTATAACAGTAAAAATAGTTCATTTCTCCAGCAGAGCAAACATTTTTGATTGACTATTAGTCTGATACGAATGTCTCAACCTTTATACTGAGATACAAGCTTTTTCACCAACAGCCAGGAtttacagctgctgcagccttgTTTGGGTCTGTGACATTCCATTGTTATGTTACTGTCATACAATATTTCTGTGTTGCACATTTCCACCATCACAGAAGCCACAGTGTGTAATTGGTGTAACATCACCCTTAAATTCACAAATACAACTGTGGAGTATATGCACATACAGTGATGGTCATCcgcttgtaaagaacatgttcatcatggacgtcttcagttccaatgatttctacagctctcagttttctgtgatggaatgagtggaacacaaactacagtatttatacatacagtaattctaatatttggttgaATGTCTCTGGGTTATTTTCACCTCAGTAAGCTGCTTTGGAtctccatccacaagcttctggtcgtcctctggatgaatttttaaccactcctcttgacagaatcggtgaagttcaactatatttgttggcttcctggcacagacttgtttcttcagcacagtccacacGTTCTGATaaggttcaagtcaggactttgtgaaggccattccaaaacctcaattctagcctgattgatccattcctttaccacttttgatgtgcgtttgggatcattgtccttcaaccaagagccaatcttctgctgataGTTTTaagttttcctgaagaatttggagataatcctccttcttcattattccatttactttctttagagcagcagatccactggcagcagaacAGCCCCccagcataatactaccagccccatgctggacagtaggtctggtgttcttggggttaaaggcctcaccttctctcctccagacatattgctgctcattgtggtcaaacaactcagttttagtttcatgtgaccacagagttttcctccacaaggttttttctttgtccatgtgaccagcagcaaacttcagtcgagctttaaggtgctgcgtctggatcaagagcttctttcttccacagcagcctctcagctcatgttgatgtagaACACACCTgcctgtggacactgacacctgtcctccagcagcttctaattcattgcagacttgctttttggtggtttttggttgactcttcttcttccatcctgaccagttttctctcagcagcagctgatagtttgtgttttcttcctgatggtggcagtgacacaactgtgccatgagctttatacttacaaacagttgtttgtacagttgatcttggaacctgtaactgctttgaaatggctccaggtgactttcctgacttgttcaaagaAATGatctctttcagatcaatgctgagctctttagactttcccacTGTAGTGTTagtggctgagtctaatggaTGTATCAAATAGGTCCTATtaaaaatgggcccagaaaagtaaccagctgttatcaatcactCAGAAGAGGTTAAGAGGCCACGTTACACAGAACATTTCATTCACACAATGTTCTATAATCACCAGAAATGATTATTCAAGTGACATttaagtcacattttcagaagacctgtaataaattaattattgaacaaacttcatgaatgttttgtgacaaagtagtttgtgtttcactcgttcatcacagaaaactgagagctgtagaaatcattggaactgaagactgccatgatgaacatgttctttacaagcggatgtaaacttttgaccactACTGTACAGCCTATGATTCCATGTAGACCGACAGTTGTGGTGGGAAGTGAGCTGCACACCAACTGCAAATGGTGCTTTCACACCTAACTTGTTTGGTTCAGTTAAAATGAACGGTGTATTTGTCAGTTTAGTTTGGTTTGTCTGGGCTTATCTGaaagctgtcagtcaaacactGAACAGCTGTTTTAAGACGAATCATTTGGGGTGTAAAAGCAAACACAATACCCACAGCACTTTTCATAATGGATAAGTGATTCCAGTCTGCTTTCTAGAGTTCAACTACTATTACAAACTCTAATCAGTCAGCTGTGTTGAGCTCGTATCTTCTTGGTGTACTTTGGCAGTTTATCAAGTCCGTTTGAAAACGTGTGACACAGGCATCCCACAGTAATGTGCACCatgattcattatttatatCGTTACACATTGATATATACTCCAGAGCAGTAcagaaaaaatatgatttaatatCAAAAGAAATGATGAATTATGACAATTAAACTCAAGGGCATGTCATACCTTTCTATTATACTCTGATGCTTTGGATGGTATGATGGTGAAACATGTTGCATTCTATGTGGTTTGAAAAGATCTTGAATTGAAATGTGTAAACTTTGCAGAAACCCTGCttgttgtttgttattatttatatcatgtggtactaataattatttatttctttatgacACCAGAGAACATTGATAACTCACATGAAGCATTTCAGTGCAGAACGACCTGCTGTCTGATGCCTCTTGGTTTGGTTTGCAAGAACTAAAAGGCAACAATGCATCAATTTCTGTATTCTAGATCAAACCAACTGAACTGACCTGCAGGTGTGAAAGTGCCTGTAGTgcagtttgtttcatgtgttgtaGGAGTGACTCAGCTGTTAAAATCCTGATGGTTAATGTCTCTGAGATGTCCATCTCTTCTTCAGGTGGACTCTGGGCTTCCTGTCCTGAACTGTCACACtcattgtttctttgtgttcttCCAAAATCAGGGATGAGCTCATCCAGATGAAACCTCTGTGTCGGACCAACGGCGGCCAGCCCtacccctccacctcctcctgctccgccccttcctctccctctcacccAGTCAGCGTGTCTGCCCGGCCCGGAGTGGCCTATCCCAGCTCGGCATTGATGCAGAGTCCCGCTCATAGGCCTCAGGGTGGCGGGGTGAAGAAGGTAACGGGTGTCGGGGGCACCACCTATGAGATTTCTGTCTGAGTGGACACCTCCAGCTTGACGACCAATGAGACAAAGAGGAGATCCAGCTGTCTCTTTCTGCCATTGAGAGATTTGGATTTTTCATAAAACAAGAAACTACTGACACATTGTAGACGTGGACGTGTGAGGATGAGCTTAACTATTTTGTCGCGATCTCACTCCTCATTGGCCGAGGCACTGAACTGTACTCAACTGTCCGGCCTTCAGATACCCACCTTAATAACTACTGGTAAAGTGACAGTAAGACCTGGACTGATGTAAGCCAGGAGTTAGTGGAACTGGCCGATGAAAGACTATGTTTTTGGATCTGACGGGACCAAACAGGAACCAGGATTTGGCTCTTTTTGTGGGTTTTATCCTCACAGTAGCTCAGTAGGTAGCACGAGTTACTAGCATGGTCAGGTCTGAGCGTTAAAGAATATACAAGTATAGTAGTGCAAGGCATTACCACTGCCAAGGTGAGTAGTTTAATCCCCACTGGGGCCACCAACGAGCTCTGGATAAGGTTTGACCACCGCAGGTTAATGAAGGCTCATATCAGCACTTTCTGACTGATGCTGCGTTTAGGTAAAAATTGGCATAGATGTTatcatattttaacatttaaccaaTCATGctcacattaaacacaaactcCTTGATcatggtgatgataatgatgatgatagtaATAATGAACCTGATCAAAAAGTAGAATCCATTCACATTGACGACCAGTTTAGTGTGAACTACATGTGCGATCAGTCATACACAAGTCATATCAGATGTAGTCAAAGACCTTTCTTGATACAAGTCAAGGCCCCAGTTAAAGGTCAGTTAAACCTAACGTTTAGTAACAGCATTCACCAAATGCAGTGTGGTGTGATTGCAATGGACCAAGAACACAGGTGGAGTCAGCGATGCAGCCCAGGCAGAATCCCTGttacctgttgtcactttcctCGAGGCCGTCGTCTGGGTCACAGCCTTCCAGTCAGTCATGGAAATG containing:
- the zdhhc5a gene encoding palmitoyltransferase ZDHHC5-A, translating into MPGGSSKSGGRGPSSSPLPHTVVPPSRPLRPSRYVPVSAATFFLVGSTTLFFCFTCPWLSERFSVAVPIYNGVIFLFVLANFCMATFMDPGIFPRAEEDEDKEDDFRAPLYKTVEIRGIQVRMKWCSTCRFYRPPRCSHCSVCDNCVEDFDHHCPWVNNCIGRRNYRYFFLFLLSLTAHIMAVFGFGLLFILYHRQNIDRLHAIVTLAVMCVAGLFFIPVAGLTGFHIVLVARGRTTNEQVTGKFRGGVNPFTNGCWKNVSHVLCSSQAPRYLGRKKCVQSVCVQPPFLRPQLTEAQLAAKILDNGIQGDLHRSKSSLEMMESQSCDAEPPPPPKPELRYPGITRGNTEECSLLNKAPPTPTMYKYRPTYSPGKNHTALTHAYANQLSRGESVGSARDSSSSTSSLLQASQQPGFRSQPSLDRRDTSSERVGGGGGGERREGGRELGGGGIPGYSLGGRSYPSFSDPTVLSGVASRSSSSTHTSAGAAHVSEATTTSASFKSLANQTTPPHHPSRNGSLSYDSLLAGGDDFDKGVVVDSAAPEVPSGRPCTPAAGGYSSPFLSSQQRVAEMHSQSSQSPHHHHRSSHHHHHPFLHRSSSSTSSSPPPPPEKERLLSEPHPGSHPPLANQASAPPSSSAPPPPHHHHHHHHHHHHSHHHHHSSSSSSTSRPPRFAVPHAAPHHAYPYRTRSTDTPLGSSSTSTTHPPRSPHPPPLGKSLSYSSAAAAEMQYRLVRKASASAGANAAGVGGGGGGGGMGGGGIQAPKDELIQMKPLCRTNGGQPYPSTSSCSAPSSPSHPVSVSARPGVAYPSSALMQSPAHRPQGGGVKKVTGVGGTTYEISV